From one Gracilibacillus salinarum genomic stretch:
- a CDS encoding YbaB/EbfC family nucleoid-associated protein, translating to MRGGGNMNKMMKQMQKMQKDMMKAQDELQEMTFEATAGGGMVKVVANGKKEITDIEINEEVVDPDDIEMLQDLILAATNEVLKEVDDKTNDTMGKFTKGLNLPGGMF from the coding sequence ATGCGTGGTGGAGGAAATATGAACAAAATGATGAAACAAATGCAAAAAATGCAAAAAGATATGATGAAGGCACAAGATGAATTACAGGAAATGACGTTTGAAGCAACTGCTGGTGGTGGAATGGTAAAAGTAGTGGCAAACGGAAAGAAAGAAATTACGGATATTGAAATTAACGAAGAAGTAGTAGATCCTGATGACATCGAAATGTTACAAGACCTTATTTTAGCAGCAACTAATGAAGTGCTAAAAGAAGTAGACGATAAAACAAATGATACGATGGGTAAATTCACAAAAGGCTTAAATTTACCTGGAGGAATGTTCTAG
- the recR gene encoding recombination mediator RecR, translating to MYYPEPISKLIDSFTKLPGIGPKTAVRLAFFVLNMKEDDVLDFAKALANAKRELTHCSTCGHITDQDPCAICQDDMRDQSLICVVQDPKDVIAMEKMKEFNGKYHVLHGAISPMDGIGPEDINVPALINRLKDEGIEELILATNPNIEGEATAMYISRLVKPSGIKTTRIAHGLPMGGDLEYADEVTLSKALEGRREV from the coding sequence ATGTATTATCCTGAACCAATATCAAAGCTGATCGACAGCTTTACAAAATTGCCAGGGATCGGTCCTAAAACTGCCGTGCGCCTGGCATTCTTTGTCTTAAATATGAAAGAAGATGACGTATTAGATTTTGCTAAGGCATTGGCTAATGCTAAGCGGGAATTAACGCATTGCAGCACATGTGGTCATATTACCGATCAAGATCCATGTGCTATTTGTCAAGATGATATGCGCGATCAATCGTTGATCTGTGTTGTGCAAGATCCAAAAGATGTTATTGCAATGGAGAAGATGAAAGAATTTAATGGTAAGTACCATGTGTTACATGGAGCCATATCACCAATGGATGGTATCGGTCCTGAAGATATTAATGTGCCTGCTTTAATTAATCGTTTAAAAGATGAAGGGATTGAAGAATTAATCTTAGCAACCAATCCTAATATTGAAGGGGAAGCAACTGCGATGTATATCTCGCGACTGGTGAAACCTTCTGGTATAAAGACAACCAGAATTGCTCATGGTCTGCCAATGGGTGGAGATTTAGAGTATGCAGATGAAGTAACACTTTCTAAAGCATTAGAAGGCAGAAGAGAAGTATAA
- a CDS encoding YaaL family protein — translation MIRSKKIKKQDLDQQVLDSMFQLKKQWTYLDSILDRSIDPTESGQFDLALTKAKYFYLMREARIRKLSANQ, via the coding sequence ATGATTCGTTCAAAAAAAATAAAAAAACAAGACCTTGACCAGCAAGTGCTGGACAGTATGTTTCAATTAAAGAAGCAATGGACGTATTTAGATAGCATTTTGGATCGAAGTATTGACCCTACTGAATCTGGTCAGTTTGACTTGGCATTAACAAAGGCTAAATATTTTTATCTAATGAGAGAGGCGAGAATAAGAAAATTATCTGCTAATCAATAA
- a CDS encoding pro-sigmaK processing inhibitor BofA family protein → MEWWVIVGIIVLIAILLTVGIPFNLVKGSGQVVMKLTIGVLFLFFFNLFGASFGLHIPINAFTALMVGLLGLPGIACLTAAHVFIL, encoded by the coding sequence ATGGAATGGTGGGTAATTGTTGGAATCATTGTGTTAATTGCAATTTTATTAACAGTAGGAATTCCGTTTAATCTCGTCAAAGGCAGTGGACAAGTTGTTATGAAACTAACCATTGGTGTATTATTTCTATTTTTCTTCAACTTGTTTGGTGCATCATTTGGGCTGCATATTCCGATTAATGCATTTACTGCTTTAATGGTTGGACTGCTAGGCTTACCGGGTATTGCCTGTCTAACAGCCGCGCATGTATTTATTTTATAG
- a CDS encoding sigma factor G inhibitor Gin: MGNNNMHCCGICNQMRTEGILLFGFYICHECEKEIVATNPSDESYQYYVEKLRSINQSSYTI, from the coding sequence ATGGGGAATAATAATATGCATTGTTGTGGAATATGTAATCAAATGAGAACAGAAGGGATCTTACTTTTCGGCTTTTATATTTGTCATGAGTGTGAAAAAGAGATTGTAGCAACAAATCCGAGTGACGAAAGCTATCAATACTATGTAGAAAAATTAAGATCTATCAATCAATCTTCATATACTATATAA
- a CDS encoding aminotransferase class I/II-fold pyridoxal phosphate-dependent enzyme: protein MRYNQNDTPLYQAIKDYKETNNYSFHVPGHKNGEVFVPFAKLDFIPYMQMDLTELDGLDDLHAPDGVIRQAQELAADWFRSRHTYFLVNGSTVGNLAMILATCQPGDQVLVQRNCHKSILHGMELAGVKPIFLPPQYDKVKKRYTNPAQTVIRKGIQQYPAAKTLILTYPDYFGETFALEDAVDLAHQHNIAVLVDEAHGCHFSIPHIPIRSAVELGADVVVHSAHKMTPAFTMAAYLHVQTERVEQEKLRYYLQMLQSSSPSYPIMVSLDLARYYLAHVSDEHYQKLQRYVEKLRSILSVSSHWTVEENDDPLKISLRIINGNTNQVKMLFQQEQLYPELTTENHLLLVIGLEPAIEIAKMKEKLLRIKDALSFSSNRATIKESSDYFHEDLIPLAVSYADMRTLSIRWCKWEEAIGEIAAEAIIPYPPGIPLLAKGEKVSASAVKQVKQLVNEKISIQPLNREDGLYIFAGSEGE from the coding sequence ATGAGATACAATCAAAATGATACCCCGCTTTATCAAGCAATCAAAGATTATAAAGAAACGAATAATTACTCTTTCCATGTTCCTGGACATAAGAACGGGGAAGTGTTTGTTCCATTTGCTAAATTGGATTTTATCCCGTATATGCAAATGGATTTGACCGAACTTGATGGTTTAGATGATTTGCATGCACCGGATGGAGTAATCAGGCAAGCACAAGAACTTGCCGCCGATTGGTTTCGATCGCGTCATACATATTTTCTTGTTAATGGCAGTACAGTAGGTAACCTCGCGATGATATTGGCAACCTGTCAGCCAGGTGATCAAGTGCTGGTACAGCGTAATTGTCATAAATCTATCCTGCATGGCATGGAGTTAGCTGGTGTGAAGCCTATTTTTCTGCCACCTCAATACGATAAAGTGAAAAAGCGCTACACAAACCCTGCACAAACTGTCATACGTAAGGGCATTCAACAATATCCTGCCGCAAAAACTTTAATTCTGACTTATCCTGATTATTTCGGTGAAACATTTGCATTAGAAGATGCGGTTGATCTGGCACATCAGCATAATATTGCAGTACTGGTAGATGAGGCACATGGGTGTCATTTTTCTATCCCACATATACCAATACGTTCTGCTGTCGAGTTAGGGGCAGATGTGGTGGTCCACTCTGCACATAAAATGACACCAGCTTTTACGATGGCAGCATATTTACATGTTCAGACGGAACGAGTAGAGCAAGAGAAGCTTCGCTATTATTTGCAGATGTTGCAATCCAGCAGTCCATCATATCCCATAATGGTCAGTCTGGATTTGGCTCGTTATTATTTAGCGCATGTTAGTGATGAACACTATCAGAAGTTACAGCGGTATGTGGAGAAGCTACGCAGCATTTTAAGCGTTTCTAGTCATTGGACAGTGGAAGAAAATGATGATCCATTGAAAATTAGTTTGCGAATAATCAATGGGAACACAAATCAAGTGAAGATGCTCTTTCAGCAGGAGCAATTGTATCCGGAGCTAACAACAGAGAATCATTTATTGCTGGTAATTGGACTGGAGCCAGCTATTGAAATAGCAAAGATGAAGGAAAAGTTACTACGGATCAAGGATGCGTTAAGTTTTTCATCAAATCGTGCTACAATAAAAGAAAGTAGCGATTATTTTCATGAGGATCTTATACCGTTAGCTGTATCTTATGCGGATATGCGCACTTTATCGATCCGGTGGTGCAAATGGGAAGAAGCCATTGGTGAAATTGCAGCTGAAGCAATTATTCCCTATCCACCCGGTATTCCGCTATTGGCTAAAGGGGAAAAAGTCAGTGCGTCCGCAGTAAAGCAAGTGAAGCAGTTAGTTAATGAAAAAATCAGTATCCAACCACTTAACAGAGAAGATGGTTTATATATTTTTGCTGGATCAGAAGGAGAATGA
- the tmk gene encoding dTMP kinase, translated as MNVFITFEGGEGAGKSTILERLTERLTAEGYPVLATREPGGIPIAESIREVILDTNNTMMDARTEALLYAAARRQHLVEKVIPALQAGKIVLCDRFVDSSLVYQGAARGIGIEEVFQINQFAIADQMPDLTLFFDILPENGLKRISKNSDREQNRLDLESLAFHQDVYRAYMALLEKFPNRIKRIDANFGILEVEEQAYNKIKEHL; from the coding sequence ATGAACGTGTTTATAACATTTGAAGGTGGCGAAGGAGCAGGTAAGTCCACGATATTAGAAAGGTTAACAGAACGTTTAACTGCTGAGGGATATCCTGTTCTGGCGACAAGAGAACCAGGGGGAATTCCGATTGCAGAAAGTATTCGTGAGGTAATTCTGGATACCAACAATACGATGATGGATGCTCGGACTGAGGCGTTACTATATGCAGCGGCAAGACGTCAGCATCTTGTTGAAAAAGTCATACCCGCACTACAGGCAGGAAAGATTGTCTTGTGTGATCGCTTTGTTGATAGCAGTCTGGTTTATCAAGGAGCAGCAAGAGGGATAGGTATAGAAGAAGTATTCCAAATCAACCAATTTGCGATTGCAGATCAAATGCCGGATTTGACATTGTTTTTTGATATTTTACCTGAAAATGGTCTGAAACGGATTTCTAAGAACAGTGACAGGGAACAGAACCGATTGGACTTAGAGTCATTGGCTTTTCATCAAGACGTATACCGTGCTTATATGGCATTATTAGAAAAATTTCCGAACCGGATCAAGAGAATTGATGCGAATTTTGGTATACTAGAAGTGGAAGAGCAAGCATATAACAAAATTAAAGAACATCTGTAA
- a CDS encoding cyclic-di-AMP receptor: protein MKLIMAVVQDKDSNRLVDALGEKQFKTTKLSSTGGFLKEGNTTLMIGCSDEYVDQALEIIRDNCSRREQMVSPVSPMGGNADSYIPRPVNVEVGGATVFVVPVESFHQY from the coding sequence GTGAAGTTAATAATGGCAGTTGTACAAGACAAGGATAGTAATCGCCTAGTAGACGCACTCGGTGAGAAACAGTTTAAAACGACCAAATTGTCATCTACTGGCGGATTTTTAAAAGAAGGAAATACGACCTTAATGATTGGCTGTTCAGATGAGTACGTTGATCAGGCGCTTGAAATTATCCGCGATAATTGCAGTAGACGAGAACAGATGGTATCACCGGTATCACCAATGGGAGGAAATGCAGACTCTTATATCCCTCGACCTGTTAATGTTGAGGTTGGAGGCGCAACAGTCTTTGTTGTACCTGTCGAATCATTTCATCAATACTAA
- a CDS encoding YaaR family protein has translation MKISQEIRTQLEALNKKEQQQRPPSQRFDAVVKQHSTQLKQAELQKLMSELTAQGKKIARFRSFKDVATYKRMVKRFVKEAVDHGIALKQSHSFLLDGDNRKLMIVEEVDQKLVELSETVLDKEKNSIQILDLIGEIKGLLINLYT, from the coding sequence ATGAAGATTAGCCAAGAGATCCGAACCCAACTGGAGGCTCTCAATAAAAAAGAACAGCAGCAACGGCCACCATCTCAACGATTTGATGCTGTCGTCAAACAACATTCTACACAGTTAAAGCAAGCAGAATTACAAAAATTAATGAGTGAATTAACGGCACAAGGAAAGAAAATTGCCCGGTTTCGATCATTTAAAGATGTTGCTACTTACAAACGCATGGTGAAACGGTTTGTTAAGGAAGCGGTCGACCATGGAATTGCTTTAAAACAATCGCACAGCTTTTTACTTGATGGTGATAACCGTAAATTGATGATTGTCGAAGAAGTGGATCAAAAACTGGTGGAATTATCGGAAACAGTACTAGATAAAGAGAAGAATTCTATTCAGATATTGGATTTAATCGGGGAAATCAAAGGGCTGTTGATTAACCTGTATACCTAA
- the holB gene encoding DNA polymerase III subunit delta', with protein sequence MDALWSDMLEKQPIVSQMMINSIKKSRISHAYLFHGDKGTGKYEMAQLFAMSIFCQQRTTIDPCQQCSDCRRIKSGNHPDLHIIIPDGASIKKDQILHLQKEFTYTGLESNKKMYIISQAEKMTDNASNRLLKFLEEPSKQTTAILLTENSHSVLSTIRSRCQLMAFKPLNPNQLQESLQQEGLTEANARMMTSITNNLTEAIEKSKDTWFAQSRKLVVQLIEMLQQNQDEVPIFVHTQWMPHFTERAQLQEGLDLLMLWFRDMVQIHLDEPSAIVYTNHQDKLEAASIHWSLEHATENLQHIMTAKRKLESNVHPQLVLEQLTLHIQR encoded by the coding sequence ATGGACGCTTTATGGTCAGACATGCTAGAAAAACAACCGATTGTCAGTCAAATGATGATCAACAGCATCAAAAAATCACGAATTTCACATGCCTATCTTTTTCATGGCGATAAAGGGACAGGAAAATATGAAATGGCCCAATTATTTGCGATGAGTATTTTCTGTCAACAGAGAACAACGATTGATCCTTGTCAGCAATGCAGTGACTGTCGCCGTATTAAAAGTGGAAATCACCCTGATTTGCATATTATTATCCCGGATGGTGCGAGTATTAAAAAAGACCAGATCCTTCATTTGCAGAAAGAGTTTACTTATACCGGCCTGGAATCAAATAAAAAAATGTATATTATTTCACAGGCTGAGAAGATGACAGACAATGCATCTAACCGATTATTAAAATTTCTAGAAGAACCTAGTAAACAAACAACCGCTATTTTATTAACAGAAAATAGTCATTCTGTTTTATCAACGATTCGATCGAGGTGCCAATTGATGGCGTTCAAACCACTTAATCCTAATCAGTTACAAGAAAGTTTGCAGCAAGAAGGGTTAACGGAAGCAAATGCGCGAATGATGACATCGATCACGAACAATTTGACTGAAGCAATTGAGAAAAGTAAAGATACTTGGTTTGCACAGTCACGAAAATTAGTGGTACAATTAATTGAAATGCTTCAACAAAATCAAGACGAAGTGCCAATTTTTGTGCATACACAGTGGATGCCACATTTTACAGAGCGAGCACAATTACAAGAGGGCCTGGATTTGTTAATGCTATGGTTTCGTGACATGGTTCAGATTCATTTGGACGAGCCTTCTGCAATTGTCTACACGAATCATCAGGATAAGCTGGAAGCTGCAAGTATACATTGGTCATTAGAACATGCCACGGAAAACTTACAGCATATTATGACAGCTAAACGAAAACTAGAATCGAATGTGCACCCACAGTTAGTATTGGAGCAATTAACACTTCACATTCAGAGGTGA
- a CDS encoding PSP1 domain-containing protein: MIEVIGVRFKKAGKIYYFDPDDVKIDKDDYVIVETVRGIEFGKVVVSNKQVDEEDVVLPLKKVIRIASDKDKLIVVENKEIAEEAYNTCQKKIKEHGLEMNLVDVEYTFDRNKVIFYFTADGRVDFRNLVKDLASVFKTRIELRQIGVRDEAKLLGGIGPCGRMLCCSTFLGDFEPVSIKMAKDQNLSLNPSKISGLCGRLMCCLKYENDDYETAKKELPDLGEEIKTAYGHGKVVGLNILERLIQVEIPEKERMIEYTLDELIEEGVIKTQATE, from the coding sequence GTGATAGAAGTTATTGGTGTCCGCTTTAAAAAGGCGGGTAAAATATATTATTTTGATCCAGATGATGTAAAGATTGATAAAGATGATTATGTCATTGTGGAGACGGTAAGAGGAATAGAGTTTGGGAAAGTTGTAGTTTCGAACAAGCAAGTTGACGAAGAAGATGTCGTACTTCCACTGAAGAAAGTTATTCGTATCGCCAGTGATAAGGATAAACTGATTGTCGTCGAAAATAAAGAAATTGCAGAAGAAGCTTATAACACTTGCCAGAAGAAAATTAAGGAACACGGTTTGGAAATGAACTTAGTAGATGTAGAATATACCTTTGATCGAAATAAGGTAATCTTTTATTTTACAGCGGATGGCAGAGTTGATTTTCGTAATTTAGTAAAGGATCTTGCATCCGTCTTCAAAACAAGAATTGAGCTGCGCCAGATTGGCGTTAGAGATGAGGCGAAGTTACTTGGTGGTATTGGACCTTGTGGACGTATGCTCTGTTGCTCTACTTTCTTAGGTGATTTCGAACCGGTTTCAATTAAAATGGCAAAAGATCAAAATCTTTCTTTAAATCCTTCTAAGATTTCTGGACTTTGCGGCCGCTTAATGTGTTGTTTGAAATATGAGAACGACGATTATGAAACGGCCAAAAAAGAATTACCGGATCTAGGGGAAGAAATTAAAACAGCCTATGGCCATGGGAAGGTTGTAGGACTGAATATTCTGGAGAGACTGATTCAGGTCGAGATTCCTGAGAAGGAACGTATGATTGAATATACGCTGGATGAGTTAATTGAAGAAGGAGTTATCAAAACCCAGGCAACAGAATAA